The genomic stretch TAACGCTGCCACATTTTCCTTCAAGACTTCCTTAATTCGTTCCAGCTGAGATATCTGCCATTTACAccagttttttttggcCACCAATGTCGAGTAGCCTTTCAATATCTGCAATTGTTGGTTCATGGCTTCTTGTATATCTGTCGAAGACTCGTAGTACTCTTTCAAAAGCAGAGGAGGGGAAGATGATGATTtaatttgttcttgtaaGTTCATGAAATCAAGGTTGGATTGGTTGTTCCTTCGTAGTAACTCCAGCGcaatgaaatttttcaattgcaatACCGGTAGTTCATATTGGAGTGTAGCGTACACTTTTTCTACGGCGGGTTCTGGCCCTTTCAATGGCTTTGTATATGAAAAGGTTATCTTTTTTGGATTCTTTTGCAATAGTGAGATTTTTGGTAAGAAGCCGTCTCCAATACCCTCGATAAACTCTCTAAGTGAATACGATGGACTTAGTGATTTCTGCTGAATTTCTAATGATCGTATGGGCGACATTTTCTCAGCATTGCTGATAGCTTCACTACTGTTTGCATCTTTTGTCAATTTCCTTCTCTTGCCTGGTGGTGTGTGATCCCGTTGGACGCTAGTTAGTTCCATCGTCATATTTTCCTCAGGTTCCAGTGGCGGCCCCATATTATTAGCTGATTGTTTTTTGGTTTGCTCATTATCAAGTGAGTATTGGTAAGGTTTCTGGATGTTCTCTGTCAAatccatttcttctccctgactttcttcaaaggagGACTTCTGTGAGAAAGATCCATCTTTCCTTATTTGTGTCAGTTCCATAGCTGCAAGTTCAATCTGATCATCGGTGTCTAGCACTTTTTGACCATTATTGTTTGACtcttcctgttgttgtATTTCGCCATTTCGGTTAATTTGTACTTCAGTGAATTCTCTGTTCTCCAGTTTTGTATCGCTATGTTGTGTACTCTGGGCTGTCTGAGGTAGGTGCATGTCAGTCAGATCCATTGTAGCATCTTGCTCATTAAAGGTGTCATACTCTTTTCTATCTACAAATGGTAAAATGATTGGAGATAATTTCTCTTGTCTCTCAGTAAAATCCATACTTTCTCCGACAGGTTGAGACAGTTCATCTGCCCTGAATACTTCTGTTAGCTCCATCCTGTTTTCGAGTTGAGAAGTGTGTGAGTTTTGGAATTCTTGTGCGGTTTCCGAACCGAGCTTTGCTTTCACAATGTTTTCAGTTGGTTGTGTCAAGTCCATGGACATTTCTTCCCCATCATAgtcttttctttctatgCTATCGTCTAGACTAGCAGTAGAGTTTTTCTCAACCTTTACTAAGTTACTGGTAGACTTCTCATCTTTGGGAGTCCGCTTTGCAGTTACTAAATTGAAACTGTGAAGTGTCACATCAGGTGCAAAAGAAACCCTTCTATCAGGTCTATTCAGCGAGGAAATCATACTGATTTTGGAGGTAGTATTGTTCTCTCGATCAATAGGAAGTGAATCGCTACGATTAATGGGTTGAGTAAACGCCTCGTTTGAGTCGTTGTTTATTTCCGTAACATGAAAGGAACCAGTCAAATCCATATTTTGGCTGGATGATTGTTTCAGTATACCCCTATACCGTTTTTGAATAGTTTCATCCTGAATTTGAGTCCCCTGCGGCTGATCACTGATTGACAGTCTCTTAGACATTGTGTCGGTTTCCCTTGTGTTCAAACTAATGTTGTAGTGAGTCTCTATGATCCCATAACGCTAAAAATCTTTAAAAAgtaaacaaacaaaaagaaaggaacTGAAATGGATATTAAGAAAGTTATAAAACGTTGAGTGAACGAGGATGAAGCACTGAAAGTGGGATTGGGACTTGTAAGATTTGTGGAACGTATCTGATACTAGGTGCTCAAATTGAACGAGCTCAATTGATCTTTTTGCATATCTGGCTGGGGTATATTTATGGGACCATACATCCGGGATGAGAAACTACACGAATTATGAATAAAGAAGTAGAGGAAAAACTCAAGCACGTTTTCAACCTCGAT from Huiozyma naganishii CBS 8797 chromosome 6, complete genome encodes the following:
- the SPC105 gene encoding kinetochore-microtubule binding complex subunit SPC105 (similar to Saccharomyces cerevisiae SPC105 (YGL093W); ancestral locus Anc_6.179), with product MSKRLSISDQPQGTQIQDETIQKRYRGILKQSSSQNMDLTGSFHVTEINNDSNEAFTQPINRSDSLPIDRENNTTSKISMISSLNRPDRRVSFAPDVTLHSFNLVTAKRTPKDEKSTSNLVKVEKNSTASLDDSIERKDYDGEEMSMDLTQPTENIVKAKLGSETAQEFQNSHTSQLENRMELTEVFRADELSQPVGESMDFTERQEKLSPIILPFVDRKEYDTFNEQDATMDLTDMHLPQTAQSTQHSDTKLENREFTEVQINRNGEIQQQEESNNNGQKVLDTDDQIELAAMELTQIRKDGSFSQKSSFEESQGEEMDLTENIQKPYQYSLDNEQTKKQSANNMGPPLEPEENMTMELTSVQRDHTPPGKRRKLTKDANSSEAISNAEKMSPIRSLEIQQKSLSPSYSLREFIEGIGDGFLPKISLLQKNPKKITFSYTKPLKGPEPAVEKVYATLQYELPVLQLKNFIALELLRRNNQSNLDFMNLQEQIKSSSSPPLLLKEYYESSTDIQEAMNQQLQILKGYSTLVAKKNWCKWQISQLERIKEVLKENVAALDQKVQTISSKLSTCRDIAQKTERIKDWIKQDILLLKDPPEIHASNTDSLKRKVKLESMKRYLAVQKLTVEKLPVLIKENEELKTRLKESKEKLVELEKITREQSVDKGEEKIKQLQNKLDFVKMVTGIHLIGVDQTTLIARFDTIPGIEFTFNTNVKCDRLMDLNQDSLVLGSFSRFLMEHLVFSRFSSDVKVGDVLSDILLRIRKTGYILRQYRMLSLLFITHCNVSEENNPDTETTIELKDFDLEANSKIVYILSFSQFLRMIRHGCDDKLGISISAKSNNNNLTAQGAAGRICERTANIWPWLMEKNITVQIR